A single window of Danio rerio strain Tuebingen ecotype United States chromosome 15, GRCz12tu, whole genome shotgun sequence DNA harbors:
- the lgals9l4 gene encoding lectin, galactoside-binding, soluble, 9 (galectin 9)-like 4 has translation MADCQQHPFLSPSIPFIGPLLGGLQEGKTLIIIGRVLPNADIFGVNLQHAAKCGTDIALHFKPCFDVGPAHIVFNTFEKGNWGPEEKSTCPFVKGQPFTLEIHVTKEAYKVSVNGQHLADYKHRIPFTLVDTILVPLMVELDFIAYQKPVTVPYKTLISDGLQSGKDIVIHGVPKADSDRMTFNLRHRYGIAFHYQCRFDQNAVVRNTWENGKWGAEEKHGPVPFIRGQFFQVKISCHSDHYDVFVNGKQTHIYKHRFTELEDIDVFEIRGNVEVIFVHVK, from the exons ATGGCAGACTGTCAGCAACATCCTTTTCTCAGCCCA AGCATCCCATTCATTGGTCCACTACTAGGAGGCCTGCAGGAAGGGAAGACTCTTATCATAATTGGACGGGTTTTGCCTAATGCTGACAT ATTTGGTGTGAATCTCCAGCATGCAGCTAAGTGCGGGACTGATATCGCTCTGCACTTTAAACCATGTTTTGATGTTGGACCTGCACATATTGTGTTCAACACCTTTGAGAAAGGTAACTGGGGGCCAGAAGAAAAGTCTACCTGTCCTTTTGTGAAAGGCCAACCGTTCACCCTTGAGATCCATGTTACCAAGGAGGCATACAAG GTAAGTGTGAATGGGCAACACTTAGCGGACTATAAACACCGTATTCCATTCACTCTGGTGGACACCATCTTAGTGCCCCTAATGGTGGAGCTGGATTTCATTGCCTACCAGAAGCCTGTG ACCGTCCCATATAAAACCCTGATCAGTGATGGACTGCAGTCTGGCAAAGACATTGTTATTCATGGAGTTCCTAAAGCTGACTCAGACAG GATGACGTTTAATCTGCGCCACAGATATGGGATTGCATTTCACTACCAATGCCGTTTTGATCAGAATGCTGTTGTCCGCAACACCTGGGAGAATGGGAAATGGGGGGCAGAAGAAAAACATGGACCTGTGCCTTTTATCCGAGGCCAGTTTTTTCAG GTCAAAATCTCCTGTCACAGTGATCATTATGATGTGTTTGTGAATGGCAagcaaacacacatttacaagCACCGCTTCACTGAACTGGAGGACATCGACGTCTTTGAAATCCGTGGAAATGTGGAGGTGatttttgtgcatgtgaaatAA